ACCTGGCAGGTAAACCTAACACCCCCTCCACTCCATCCCCCAGGCATCAGGATGTGTAGGAAGGTGTGGATTAATActgacacccccccaccccccaccagctGGCTACAACAACCTGGAGGTAGCAGAGTACCTGCTGGAGCATGGAGCTGACGTCAACGCCCAGGACAAGGGGGGGCTCATCCCCCTCCACAACGCTGCCTCCTACGGggtaatgacacacacacacgcacacaccatgcTGACacgtccgcccccccccccccccaaagtgaGAGGTTGTATGAACACCTTAGCAACAcgttcatcctcctctcccctcgtcACCTCCAGCACGTGGACATCGCCGCCCTGCTCATCAAGTACAACACGTGTGTCAACGCCACGGACAAGTGGGCCTTCACCCCGCTGCACGAGGCCGCCCAGAAGGGCCGCACGCAGCTCTGCGCTCTGCTGCTGGCTCACGGAGCCGACCCCACCATGAAGAACCAGGAAGGACAGACGCCCCTCGACCTCGCCACGGTAGGcgctcccaaaacacacacacactgtccttggCCACGGTACACGGGCTCCTAACCGGGTGTGACCTCCTCCGTCGTCTCAGGCTGATGACATCAGAGCCTTGCTGATAGACGCCATGCCGCCCGACGCCCTCCCCAGCTGCCTGAAGTCCCAGGCCACGGTCGTCAGCGCTGCCGCCGTCGCCGCCGCCACGGCGACCGTcgtctcccccacctccacccccgcctGCCTGTCAGCAGCCAGCAGCATCGACAACCTGGCCACGTCCCTCGGTGACCTCACGGTGGGCGGGGCCACGGGGCCCGCGGACGGAGCCTGTGGGTCggacaggaaggaaggagagagtgcgTTACGCAACAGCCAATCATATATTAGTGTTTGTCGACCATCACCTGTAGAATAGGAAGTACAATCTGTCTATTTATGTTAACCTGtatgagtgtggtgtgtgtgtgtgtggtgtgtgtggtctgtgtgtgctgtgtgtgtgtgtgtgtgtgtgcacgtttccTTCCACAGCATTGCTGGACATGACCATCAGCCAGTTCCTGAAGAGTCTGGGGCTGGACCACCTCAGGGAAATTTTTGAGAGggaacaggtacacacacacacacacacacacacaatgcaacaCATTCACCCCAATCTGGCTAGCTATCAACCACAGAATCTTGTATTGGCAGACTGTCCTGTACTGATTTTTTGGATTGGCTGAAGTCTAGTCTGTACTGTTTCCGATTGGCTGTGCTGTCTCCACGGCAGATAACGCTGGACGTGCTAGCAGACATGGGTCACGAGGAGCTGAAGGAGATCGGCATCAACGCCTACGGACACCGCCACAAGCTGATCAAGGGCATCGAGAGACTGCTGGGGGGACAGCAAGGTCAGGGGTCGCACCAGGgacaagtgggggggggggggatcaaccCATTGTCACGTTTAGGGGAACCCGTCCTGATGTTGTGTTGTGGCGTGCTAGGAGGAAACCCCTACCTGGCCTTCCACTGTGCCAGTCAGGGGACTGTGCTCATAGACCTGGCGCCTGATGATAAGGAGTTTcagtctgtggaggaggaggtacacacacacacacacattctttctctcactctctccctctctctctatctctctctctctctctctccccctctctctgttgttcTCTAAAAGAAAATCCCACCCCAGCGACACCGTGTCGCCTCCTCTTGTGTTAGTGACCCGTGgcttgctctgtgtgtgtctccagctgCAGAACACAATCAGGGAGCACCGCGACGGAGGGAACGCCGGAGGGGTGTTCAGCCGCTACAACATCCTCAAGGTGAAGACCAGGGCTCATCCCTGGGGGTGGGCCCTCGCTTCCCCCCTCACttcccctccagctcctcctccagtgaTAGGCTACCACTGCTCCCAGTGTGGAAGGCTGCCAGCACtaacccctccctgtcctccccgtAGATCCAGAAGGTGGTCAACAAGAAGCTGAGGGAGAGGTACTCCCACAGGCAGAAGGAGATCGCCGACGAGAACCACAACCACCACAATGAGCGCATGCTCTTCCATGGTACACACCCCAACCCGACCCCGTCCCAAATcctaaccctgcccccccccaccccaccctggcCGTAGAACGCAACTTCCCCTTTAACCCCTGACGCCTCCCCCTAACCATCACCGTGGCCCTAACCTGCCCCCCGACCCTGTCGCCAACTCTGGTCGCCACCGTgatgatctctctctgcctcctctctcccgcaCCTCCTTAGGCTCCCCCTTCATCAACGCCATCATCCACAAGGGCTTCGACGAGCGCCACGCCTACATCGGGGGCATGTTCGGGGCGGGGATCTACTTTGCCGAGAACTCCTCCAAGAGCAACCAGTACGTGTACGGGATTGGAGGAGGCACCGGATGTCCCGCCCACAAGGACCGCTCCTGCTACATCTGCCACAGGTCCGAGAGAGAGGCGACGTGGGGCGAGGGGGGAGTGAGAAAGTCAAGTGTGTGCAGtgttctaatgtgtgtgtgtgtgtgtgtgtgtctggtgcagGCAGATGTTGTTCTGCCGGGTGACCCTGGGGAAGTCCTTCCTCCAGTTCAGCGCCATGAAGATGGCCCACGCCCCCCCCGGACACcactctgtgattggccggcCCAGCGTCAACGGCCTGGCCTACGCAGAGTACGTCATCTACAGGGGAgagcaggtgagacacacacacacacattgagaagcataacacacacacaggcgtatgGACACGGATGCAAGTATTCACACCTTACCCCTCCACCTTGTCCAGGCCTACCCAGAATACCTGATCACCTACCAGATCCTGAAACCAGAGACCTGCCCTGCACCCATAGCCCCTGGGGAGCAGAAGTCCTAGGACCAGAACCgggaccagaaccagaactaggaccaggaccacacacactgttacccTCGTCTCTCCTTTTTAAACTTGACACATTCTGGGCTTAGCTAGCCCAATCCAACCTACTGGACCAGAAGCAGGACCATGACAACACAGAGACAAGGCTGTTCCAAGACCACATCCCCTCCATGGACACTCAGTTCTATTGAAATGACTGTaaaccccacccccatcctcctcctcctcactctacATCACTGAAACGACATCACCTTCACTGTTCCCTCACACCTTCCTCATCCCTGCAGTGgtggttgttgttattattattattattgtttacaattgtttattgttgtttatcCCACTTTGGTTTGACCACAACAGTGCTGCCTTCACCTGACACTATGTACATCACAGCACTTCATAGCAGATGAAGCTGCTCTCTAATTGGCTGTGCTGGGGGGAGAGGTAGGTCTACTGGTCCAGATAGACAGAGGTGATTGGTGAAAGTTTGGGACAGGAACTTGAAAGTCATTCGTCAAAGACTGAAGTGCTCAATGGAAAACGACCTTTATAATAACGTAGGGCTGGGATGAAGGCTTGTTGAGGCCTCACACTCTGGAACAGGGGAGTTCCAGAGGAACGTTGAATCTCCAACACACACGTGCGCGTGAACACGTCCACACCGCAGTCTGTTTTTCAAACCACACTAACGCCCAGCTCTGCCCTCCTCACTGACTTTCATCATCATGTCTTAGTGACTGGTTTTGACCCTGTCGTGGTTTTGAATATGTTGTAATGACGGGACCATGTTTCCATGGCAATTTCTCGTAGAGACCGGTGTGTTTGCAGGCACAGCTACCTTGGCTGCTAGGTCAGCTCCTAGCCGTACCCTGGGCTGGTCTGAGTCCTCTCTGACTGCAGGGTTCTGTAAGTGCTGGGGATGGTTATGGTTCAGGAACAGCAccaggatatgtgtgtgtgtgtgtgaccagctcATTTTAAACAAGCTAATCATTTTAAACAAGCTAAAAAACGGTTTGATGGACCTGACTTTGCACAAGAAAACCGGAACCTTctgcctcctcctgtctccagaGTGGGGAGGTGGGCTGCACCCAGTCAAACTCATCATGTCATGGATTAGCACTTtctggtgggtggaggaggggaggtgtaGGAGActggggggtcgggggggggtggggtaaaGATGTCTAGTATTGTATAAGCAGATGACGATGCCTTTGTAAAGCTCACCTTGTCGTTTACTAATGAAGAGAGAGCTTTTATTGATACTGTAAAtaactttctttttttgtggttttgaatctttgattttgttttaatttttttctcGGAAGAAAGGCATCTTCATATGAGATGTTCCGCTACTGACataaggtgtgcgtgtgtgtgtgtgtgcgtatgtgtgcgtgcgtgcgcgagAGAATCTTACGACATAACGGACTACCACCCTAAGCCTGATCTGGTTTATTTGTTTCCCCACTTCCTTCCTGTATAAACCATGTGACCAGAGTGAGCTGACCAATGAAATGCCACTCCTCTTCATTCCTCTACAGGTGTCTAAATAAAGAACTGTTCATATCTGACTACACAGCCCGCTGCTCCTTCTATGCTTCCCTGCTGtcttccctcaccctcccctctcctggttCTGTCCGAATGCTTGTCACGTCTACTCAGCCTGGAGGTGTGCTgccaggggggggaggtggagtgaCAGACACCTAGGCGTCctgggggacagagacagaggggagaagagaggaaagggtggaggagggcctaATGAAAGATGAGTTGAGGGCTTTACTGGTTGTGAAGGCGGTTCTGGCGAGGCTCCAGCTTCCTGTGTAGGAGGGGATTGATTTCCTGCGAGGCGGAAGATGAATCGCTTTGATGACAGAGGGCCATTTACTCAGCCGTCAAACCTTGGAAAAGGAAACCAGGATGGTTCATCAATGCATACATTCAGGAGGCTTAATTAACCCACGCATCCAGGATGGGCATTAGAACCCACTTCATTAGAGATAGGCAGTCCGGCCTCGATTAATCATTCGGCACTCCGCTAGCTGTCCTGTTGGGGGGGACAGACAGCTGAGTAGAGAACGACAGCAGCGGTATGTTTATAGTGGAAAACCGAATGACGTTTAGTTGAATAGAAATCCATGTCCATCTCTTGGTGACAACAAACACAGCCGCTCTGGAGGTTGTGTGGTGAAGTGTGTTGCTCAAGGGCAAGGTGGGGTGGGTTGTGATAATGGATCTGACATGTCTACACCAGTCTGCAGAGCAGGCTGTGTGGGTGCAGTACTGCGCTGGGTCACCAGGGGGAGCTAGAGGTCCAGTCTTGGTAGCCCAGTGCAGTGCTGTAGAGATGACTGCTTCTGAGGTTGACATACATAGCCCTTAAATATCATGAAATCATTCATGTATGTATTCATTATATGTATATTTCCACTGTAGATATGTTTCCACTATGTTTTTACTATCTTAACTTCAGTTCTGAGTCCATGCATGTTAGATTTGTGTCTATAATATTGTATACACATTTGTGTGTATAAAATTGGTGATGGAGAGTCAGTCTAGAATGGAGTCAGTTATGTGTCCTTATGCCGAAAATCAGAATCACAATAAACTATAATCTTATATAAACTGTGTGTAATAGACTATGATCTCATATGTATCAACTATACATGTAGTTACAACTGCAAAACAACAGATGACCAGAAACACATGTAAAGAACATTGTTTTATTTAACAA
The Hypomesus transpacificus isolate Combined female chromosome 22, fHypTra1, whole genome shotgun sequence genome window above contains:
- the tnksa gene encoding poly [ADP-ribose] polymerase tankyrase-1; its protein translation is LQSTPLHLAAGYNRVRIVQLLLQHGGDVHAKDKGGLVPLHNACSYGHYEVSELLLKHGACVNAMDLWQFTPLHEAASKNRVEVCSLLLAHAADPTLVNCHGKSAVDMAPTPELKERLTYEFKGHSLLQAAREADMAKAKKSLALEIINFKHPQTHDTALHCVVASPHPKRKQVTELLLRKGANVNEKNNDFMTPLHVAAERSHNDILEVLQKHGAKVNALDSLGQTALHRAAMAGHLQTCRQLLGYGADASILSLQGFTASQMGNEAVQQILNENVPVRNSDVDYRLLEAAKAGDLDTVKSLCSAQNVNCRDLEGRHSTPLHFAAGYNRVTVVEYLLHHGADVHAKDKGGLVPLHNACSYGHYEVAELLVRHGASVNVADLWKFTPLHEAAAKGKYEICKLLLKHGADPTKKNRDGNTPLDLVKEGDTDIQDLLRGDAALLDAAKKGCLARVQKLCSPENINCRDTQGRNSTPLHLAAGYNNLEVAEYLLEHGADVNAQDKGGLIPLHNAASYGHVDIAALLIKYNTCVNATDKWAFTPLHEAAQKGRTQLCALLLAHGADPTMKNQEGQTPLDLATADDIRALLIDAMPPDALPSCLKSQATVVSAAAVAAATATVVSPTSTPACLSAASSIDNLATSLGDLTVGGATGPADGACGSDRKEGETLLDMTISQFLKSLGLDHLREIFEREQITLDVLADMGHEELKEIGINAYGHRHKLIKGIERLLGGQQGGNPYLAFHCASQGTVLIDLAPDDKEFQSVEEELQNTIREHRDGGNAGGVFSRYNILKIQKVVNKKLRERYSHRQKEIADENHNHHNERMLFHGSPFINAIIHKGFDERHAYIGGMFGAGIYFAENSSKSNQYVYGIGGGTGCPAHKDRSCYICHRQMLFCRVTLGKSFLQFSAMKMAHAPPGHHSVIGRPSVNGLAYAEYVIYRGEQAYPEYLITYQILKPETCPAPIAPGEQKS